From the Juglans microcarpa x Juglans regia isolate MS1-56 chromosome 3D, Jm3101_v1.0, whole genome shotgun sequence genome, the window tcctttcttccttctcaGCTGGAAGAATTGCTGCATTACATCTGCACACTCCAATGCCAACACCCCCGCCGGATGGTCATTTTTGGGTGGAATGGGTGGACTGGAGCAGCTGGCTTATCTGACAATTCCGAGCCATTTCCACCTTCACCTCCATCAGGAAAAAgtctgcaaaaaataaattaaatgtcaAAACTTACAggacatttttgtttttcttcctcACAGTTGTTGATTATAGTTATTCATCCATCTCCTCTAtgttcaataaaaaaatgtccATTAACCcgtagaaaataataaaataacaggCTTACCAATCCATTAGAAGATTCAGCATAAGTTTTACTTCAAAATCCAAATGCTGACTGGTTTAACCATCACTTTAATGACCAAAGGAGAAAAGAAGCAGAAACAGCATTTAAGTTTCATACCTAATCCAGCTGCCATCAGCTCCAAGAAGCTTATTGGGAGCTCCCCATACAAGAGTGTTGACTCTTGCTTGAAGTATTGCTCCAGCACACATGGGACATGGTTCAAGAGTTACATAAAGAGTCGTCTCCTGAGGATGGACGAGATTATTAAGCTGAAGCAAGGTTCAATCAAATAGCTTGACGGGGAAAACAAAAATCCTATAACTAAAACTTCATAATAGATTGTTTTCTATAGAGACTAGATTCTACAGAGGCCATGGTTCTTGTTAACTTTGTAACCAGAATGGCGGATAACAGTTAAATAACCAAAGCATCAGATAGTGATACATATCATGACCAGTAAAGACagcttttttcttattttattttaatttattttgcttttattattttagtttagtttttGGGTGCTGAAAAGCAAGTAGAGTCTTCATGATGGTAATTATCAGCCACACTCCACGTTCAATGAATTATCATATCTGAAACACATTGCTTGTTGACACACTTTTCAGTTTGAGGTTATTGGATGAACCACAGAATGCAAATTGACTCTGGAATCAAACGTGACACATTCTTAAAACTTCAGATGGGGTAGTTATAAGCAAAGAATCGTTATCGGAAGTTAACTACTGAATGAGAGCGTGACTTTCTTCTCGTATTCCAAAATATGACTGATGGTAAAGCCAAGAGGCCAgttcaaatctttttttcttataagtgTGTTCAAATCTATAATTTATGGGGGGGAAAAACATATGCACTTAAcccttaggggttggctcaagtggtaaaggcattgggcttgggggtatgtttcccccaagtctaaggttcaaatctccttgggtgcaaacaatctctagggacCCTCGAActaggggattttccccttggaTTATGTTAAATactcaaccattgatccaaatgTCCTAGGACTGTTGGATACTAGtttggttaaacctttaaccCTCAGGATCATAACATTTCACCACGCTTCCGAATCCAACATCCACGGCGGCTCACTCTATCGACACTAACCCGATGGTAACACTTTTCCTTTTGACAGCTTCACTCATTTATCAGTATTCAATCACTTAACACTATGCCCATACATAGTACCAAGGCATTTTAATCCAGCCTATAGATCACCCCTCTGTGACTTGAACTCGTAACATGAtccttgctctgataccaattgttaaataCCCAACCATTGAatcaaaaaccctaagaatgTTAGATACTAACTCAGTTAAACCTTTAACCCTCAAGATCATAACAAATTACCCGGGAtacacttgtgggaaactccttgccaagaGCCTATGCACCCTAGGATTAGTCAAGACACTGTTCccggacacctggtgccaataaaaaaaaaaaaaggtatgcaCTTCATGTGAACCACAATGAAGAGCATCATAGAGaacaccatcttccaaaaagAGGAATGAGCACCACTgcttgatttttctttggaaGCACCAAGGTGTATAAGTTGTTACGAAAGTATTGCTCTAAgggttaataataataaggggGTACTGTCCTCTTCTTTCAAAAAAAGGAATCAACATCATTTATGTCAGCAATATTAGCTTTGCTTATTCAGCTAGTAAGACAGTTGCTCACCAAAAatgatttcctttttttttgataaatcagactttttttattggcactaggTGTCCGGGACAAAGTACCGACTAATCCTGGAGTTCACAAACCCTCAGTATGGAGTTTCTGtaagtgcaccttgggtaataCAAGGGGAAATTCTCCCAATCCGATGGCCCCAAGAGTATAAATGTGCAATTTCGAACCGAAGACGTCCGGTTTACACGGTTCACCTGCAAGACCACTACGCCACCCCTTGGGGTTTGATAAACCAGACCTAACAACCATGTTTATTTATAATCAATTCTCAGAACTTAAACGTTATTCAAATCCACACTTCAAGCAATTAAtgaatctcatctcatattttacttatattCCGCATTCTATATCATTATCAGCATTCAATACATTGACACATTGTGGATGCAATGTTAATGCACGTAttagcttcatatatatttaaaaaaatgttttctttattatcatcattatttccaaacaattatGAGAAAAGTGCAATGCAAAGTGCTTGGTTCTATGTCATGTAGGAAACGCTTGCTTCTATTCTACCATTTTTCTCAAATTGCCCCCTAAGATAGCAGTAGCTTCAATTTCCAACCTAATCAGCAGCatgaagaaattataatatcagTTTGGTCCTTCAATTTTAAAGAAGCAATTAATCCAAGTGTTTGGTTCAATTCCACATGAGAATaggataaagatgatgatgtAACACACCATTGGTGCAAAGTGCGAGGGGAATCTAAGgcacattttcatcttatcatataagtgaagatgagatttaaaattttaggaacaaaaatagaatcGAGTTCCAACACATGAAATTACCGCAAGCCTCCAAGTGCGTAGCGAGTTTGAAGCCTCCCGTATGCAAATCATTTCTGCATGAGCGGTGGAGTCTCGTAGCTCTTCCACTCTGAAATACATATATACCCATATAAAtatccaaaagaaaatatccaaccaaacaatagaaaaataagCTCGTAAAACTTACAGGTTACAACCACGACCAATAATCTTCCCGTGCTGCACAAGTACAGCCCCAACAGGCACCTCCCAAGAAGCAGCAGCCTTCTTAGCTTCCAAAAGTGCCTCCCTCATAAACATTTCATCAATTCTTCGCTGCTCGCTCTCAAGTTTATATGCTTCCTCCCATTCGTCAAATCTATCTCTTGGGATTTGCTCTTTACGCTGAAGTTTTCTTTGTTTCAATTCCCCATCCTTTCTCTTGGTCCCTGAGATTTCAGTCAATCTTGCACTAACAAGTTCCTTCCTCTGGTCCATGGAGGCACTTCCAGATGCAGCAGTTACTCCGGTTTCAGAAAATTCTTCTACAATGGGAGGCCTGCTTATGCCTCTAGAAGACGAAGCTAATGGTAATCCCACTTCTTCAATGCTAGAATGGGTTCCACGAAGACCTTTTGTATCTTCATTGAAACCTAAATTTTCATTTCCAGAGGCCAAGGAAATACCTTTTGACACTGACCCACTTTCTGATACAGTTAAGGAAGACAAATTATCAGCTTCAAGATAACTGAATTTATCCTTTGATCCCATTGTGTCAGAGGCTTCTCCTTGTCGTTCAATAGAAGTTTTCCCACATAGTTTCCGATCAGAAGGCAAGACTTCCGGTGGCAtgcttcttttttccctttttgtattCTCATCATTGTTCTCCTCATGCTCATGACCAGAAAACCATGTCTCGCTGCTAGCAGACTTGTTTGATGAACTCCTTCCACCTGACCTTGTGACCAAATTAGCAGATTCAGCATGTGAAACCCACCTTAGTCGAATTACATCAGCTATGATACCCCACAAGGACCTGCCAGTTCTCTTCACAATGACATCCCCAGTAGTTGTAGTTTCCTGTGGTCCTTCTGCCTGGGAAGTTTGCTGAATAGATGAGTCCGTTACATCCCACATTTCATCAGAAGGCCCCTTTGTTCCAGAACCCCCTGATGAACGTCTCAAACCACGCACCTTCAATTGAGAGTCTTCAGAAACAAATTGACTTGAGCTCTCTTGCCTGTACTCACCAGAAGCCAGCTTCATTTCAGAAACTTTCTTCTCCTTCTGGATTTGAGTCGTCAAAACTTCATGCCTTACCTTCTCAACAAACTCATCCACATGGTGCACGGATGATTTCTCTAAACGATCAGCTGAACCCAGAGTATCTTCAGGAGAGATAAAGTTTAAAGGCTCCCCATAAGTCTCAGTACTTCCATCTTTACCATATGATTCATGTTGCAAAGCTGAGACTCTGCCTCCTGAACATGTATAATAGGCACTAGAGCCACTTTCTGAAGTTTCACCTGAAACCTCCTCTAGGGTTGCATTCCCTCTAGTCATCTCAACATGCAGAGAGCTTCTAGATACCAATTGAGATGGTGGAGGAATTAACAGTGCCTCCGAGCTACTCTTATCCTCCTCCACATCAATCTGTTGTACTTGACCCTGGGAAACCAAATTCAAAGCCACTTGGAAACTAGAGGCCTCTCCTGAGGTTTCTTcatgaaaagttggtaatttaGAAGGTCTTTGACCCTCTCTCATTGATTTAATTTGCTTGACCATTTCATCGGTTTGATCATGTCCTTCTCTTGTTTCCTCGACTGGTTTTGCAAGTGATGTCAGGTTACCCTTTTCAGAAGTTCTTTGATCTGTAATTGTTTCTATATCACTAGCTTGAACCACTGATATACAAGTGACATCTTCAGATCCCTTTTGGGACTGGATTCTCTGAGgatcttgtttatctgtttTGGGATGTGGCCACTTCACTTCTGGACTTAGAGTGGAAACCAGATCTAaattctctctcttgctcttcAACCTAGTTTCTGGCTGTGTAATGGAGGCTCTTTCAATATTACCTTCATGGAATTCTGATATTCCAGTGACTTTCTGGGATTTTCTTCCTGAGTCAATCTGTTCACTGGTCCATTCACCTGTTTGGAGGTGTCGCTTCTCTTTCTGCTGAATTGAACTCACAAccaaatttgaattttcttcTCGGTTATTCATTCTAGTATCAGATTGTCTTGGCCAATCAGAGATCCTCTCAACATCAACATCATCAATTTCTGACATTTCAGTGAGTTGATGGAAGTTTCTTTTTTGAAAGGAAGTTGTCTCTACATCACTGGCAGGGAACTCTGGCAATTCCGTATGTTGCTGGTATTTTCTTCTAGGCTTGTACGCTCCAAAGGCTTGATTCTCTGTTTGACCATATTGCTTTCCTGTTTCCTTGTCCATATTTATCATCAGTTTTAAAttctcttcctcatcctcaatTTTCTTGTGGGAACTGGATGTCTTTCCATGATTACTTCCATAGACTCTTGACACTGGTGAATGCATTTGTGAGGATTCGTTCTTAGACTCTGTTGCTTCAACTGATATTTCAGTGAGCTTCTTCTCCGACTTTTTCCTCCACTCCCACTCAACACCATTTCTCACAGCAGTATTTCTCTGTTGAGGGATACCACCCTGTGCCTCTGCATCATCTTGATGCATCTTATACTCTATACCCACTTGCATTTCCGCCTCAAATTTATCCTTCCCACTATTTCCTGAGTCCCTATACGCACTTGATGATTCTTCCATGAATCTGCCCTGCTTATCCTGAACTTCCATGTCACTCTCAAAACCTCCCAAAGACGAAAATGAGTAATAAGATGAACTAGAacctccttttcttcttctacgattttcatttttggaaaatgttcCCCACTCCTCATCCTGCGCACAATCCTCATCCCTCGACTCAATCGGGACCAACTGCAGTTCATGCCTTGAATCACATTCAAGGGAAGACAAGCCAGCATTTTTCTTCCCACTATAACATTCACTACCATACCTCCCCCTCTCTTCCAGCTCCGCTTGCTTAGATGAACTCACATTTCTCTCTCCACAATTAATATTCCCCACCCTAAGCGCGTCCCCTCTCTTCGAGGACCTCACATATCTCTCCCTCCCACCACTCTTCCCTCCCTCCACCACCTCAGCTCTCCTAGATGAGCTGGAATTTCTCTCTCTACCACCAAAACTTGATCTCTTCCCCACTTCCACTCTCTTACAAGAATACCCACTTCTCCCTACATCACCAAAAGATTCCGTACCCACTTCCTCACTCAACAAGCTCAACAATGATTCCACATCGTCGAAATGACCCCGATGATGCATTTCATTTTCCTCCTCAGAAATCATACAACTACATCTTCCATTTATTCTCCTACTACTATTACAGACACTCCTCTTCTTCAAGGCACGAGAACGACCATAACAACGTCGCTCCAAACCATAAACCGGAAGCCCGTAATAGTACCTGTCTCCACCACCCAAGATCAGCCTTCTAGAAAGCGACCATTGAATCAGGGTGGACTGCCTCAGCCCATATAAGAAGCTAGGACTTGTGGGCACCGCATGGGTAGAAAATGCATAACATCGATAACAACCACAACATGATGGTGATCGTGATGGGACTCTATCATACCTCTCATTCGAGAAGTAGGAGTAGTCATTGAAGGAAAAAGGAGTGCCTTTGCTCCGAAGTGGGTATATGGTTGAATTAGTAAAGATGCTGTGCatgtcgagagagagagaagagagagagagaggggtgctTACCTTGATGTGAGAAACGGGTTATGGAGGGATTAGAGGATTGTTGGAGCTGAAGCTGAGAGTGACAGACACCATGTAAAGTCTGTTGTGGATCAAATATCACTCGGATTGCTCGACTGGGAAATTCTGTTGAAAATAGAAATTGGAGTCGGACGGAGGATAGATAGAGACTGAGCGAGCGGGTCAGACTCGGTTTGGGCAGCCGAAACTCcgattttcttttaatttctcttCTCTTCGTTTTTTTTCTggccataaaataaaagaaatgatatggGCTCTTGGAATTGGGCGGCTTAAGTTGGGCTTGAATAGGTTGAATCCTTGAAAGTTCTAATTATGATATCTCGAGCCCAAAAGCGAAATTGGGATATATTGGGCTCTTCTGTTGATAATGTTACAAATCCCTAGATTTGACTGAGCCCAATCAAGCTCACGGCCCACTCGACGAGATTCTCTGTTTTCCTCGATATTCTTTCCACTCCCTCGGTTCAAAAACTTTGGCATTGAGAAGGGAATGGAATCCAGCGACTACTACATATAAAACTGTGGCATcgaaaagataaattattataaaagagaaatgttttgtataaatttaaaatatataaacagcaatttttttttgtaaaaagatgaattatataatattttatcaaatatttaatgttgtttACAGACTatctcaaataacaataaattttataatttattgaagATCAACCAAGATCATGTTCTCATCTATAATTACTTTTCAATGATTACAAAAACCCATAGAGATTTTTATATCGAAACAATCacgtttctttttattttttattaggtgTGTGGGACATATAATCTTgagttcttctattcattatctctaCACCACACgcctattaagaaaaaaaattaaaaagataaaaaaaaaaaaaaaaaaaaaaaacaggtgtGTAGTATAGGAAttatgagtagaatttttctatagcctttctttatttttctatggTTTTGtctataattttcataatttgatGTAAGTatgttatttaaataatttatgatatttgtgaGCTAGATGTGTGATGCATCATTTATTGTGAAACTccttattttcttaaaaataatattaaaatatcactaattttttaaataagaggaTTACACAAAttaagtaaactcacaaactgacgtgatttcatatgattcattatatatactttatgataaaaataattttatgatatgaaGTATAACAcatcaaattatgttattttgtgagtttacttttgtgtaatttttttatgaataaagtatttttcaacatatatatgtTGAATATGATAATGGATCATAAGGTTCTATTAAAATGAGCATCAGATTTCAAGGAGATAAACATGATGATGATCTACTAATCCACGTCACGTaagtatatatactagtactacATGATGTGTCATACAATAATTTGTGGCTGGCAATGGATAACCAATCTATTTAGTTGTTCCAGTActcatgaacatatatatatatatatatatatatatatatatattaaaaggcACCATCCAATTTTCCgacctgcatatatatatatatatatatatatatatgcaggtcGGAAAATTGGATGGTGCCTTTTAAAACCCTACCAAGAATTAAAATGAAACCCATGCATTGAATTTCTAATTTTCCAAAATGGAAACGGCCTTACtcatcatcatgtgcatgcatgcatgccctttTAAGTTATCTGCTCgtgttacatatataattaagtttggAACATCAAACGACGTTAATGCATGCTTAAACCTAAACCACACCCTACATGTTCTATCTcttgtaatattaaataaacaaataattaacaAGTCTTTAGATTAATGGTGGGAGTTGTTGCCTTGTTGGGACACTTCATCAACTATATCTGAAATCTGTGACATGCTCTATCTCTTGTTATTcactttgaaattttaaattttatgatttttcagcatatcaataactgatatgtggaaaaataaattttttgtaagtttttctgaagtacatttagtattttttttttaattttgttaaattttcacacaaaaaataataaacaattcaactttttcaaattttaaaacaaaaataatattaaaaaaatatattattttattcaactttcatctcatctcatttgtgtaaccaaactatACTATTTACCCACAAAAGTTTAAAAGATCATTTAACTctcaaaaaactattttaaacttattttgttaataagttTCAAATTTTAGCTCAAATccttataaaacaaattttagcTCAAAACCTTATAAAATCATCCAAGCTCATTTGAAgttttatgatataatattttttcaaacttcaaaataaaaataatattataaagttatattcaaacaattttgtaactttgtaatatttttatttaatatttttttctcacatttctcaaaactcaatagaatatcttaactcaaactatttcattaatatccacataattataaaatatttcaagtgtCCAAACAAGCCTTTAGTTTTGgatcattattttcttattgttctaattatttatttaattcaattaCTGTTGttgccatttttattttttaatttgatcagaagaaaaaaataatattcattgcATCCGGACACGGGAAGTTGAGGAGTGAGTTTTTAGGTCTGTTTGGCATCAGAATTGTTCTAAagtattataagatatttttagatatttcattcttaaatattactcaaatataaaatattttttaatttttaattttcaattttatcatataatcattataatttttctaaatttttaaacaaaatataaaaaataatattattttttcaaatttcaaaataaaattaatattcaaacaattttttaatattataatatttttatttaatttttt encodes:
- the LOC121254404 gene encoding LOW QUALITY PROTEIN: tRNA(adenine(34)) deaminase, chloroplastic-like (The sequence of the model RefSeq protein was modified relative to this genomic sequence to represent the inferred CDS: inserted 1 base in 1 codon), whose amino-acid sequence is MHSIFTNSTIYPLRSKGTPFSFNDYSYFSNERYDRVPSRSPSCCGCYRCYAFSTHAVPTSPSFLYGLRQSTLIQWSLSRRLILGGGDRYYYGLPVYGLERRCYGRSRALKKRSVCNSSRRINGRCSCMISEEENEMHHRGHFDDVESLLSLLSEEVGTESFGDVGRSGYSCKRVEVGKRSSFGGRERNSSSSRRAEVVEGGKSGGRERYVRSSKRGDALRVGNINCGERNVSSSKQAELEERGRYGSECYSGKKNAGLSSLECDSRHELQLVPIESRDEDCAQDEEWGTFSKNENRRRRKGGSSSSYYSFSSLGGFESDMEVQDKQGRFMEESSSAYRDSGNSGKDKFEAEMQVGIEYKMHQDDAEAQGGIPQQRNTAVRNGVEWEWRKKSEKKLTEISVEATESKNESSQMHSPVSRVYGSNHGKTSSSHKKIEDEEENLKLMINMDKETGKQYGQTENQAFGAYKPRRKYQQHTELPEFPASDVETTSFQKRNFHQLTEMSEIDDVDVERISDWPRQSDTRMNNREENSNLVVSSIQQKEKRHLQTGEWTSEQIDSGRKSQKVTGISEFHEGNIERASITQPETRLKSKRENLDLVSTLSPEVKWPHPKTDKQDPQRIQSQKGSEDVTCISVVQASDIETITDQRTSEKGNLTSLAKPVEETREGHDQTDEMVKQIKSMREGQRPSKLPTFHEETSGEASSFQVALNLVSQGQVQQIDVEEDKSSSEALLIPPPSQLVSRSSLHVEMTRGNATLEEVSGETSESGSSAYYTCSGGRVSALQHESYGKDGSTETYGEPLNFISPEDTLGSADRLEKSSVHHVDEFVEKVRHEVLTTQIQKEKKVSEMKLASGEYRQESSSQFVSEDSQLKVRGLRRSSGGSGTKGPSDEMWDVTDSSIQQTSQAEGPQETTTTGDVIVKRTGRSLWGIIADVIRLRWVSHAESANLVTRSGGRSSSNKSASSETWFSGHEHEENNDENTKREKRSMPPEVLPSDRKLCGKTSIERQGEASDTMGSKDKFSYLEADNLSSLTVSESGSVSKGISLASGNENLGFNEDTKGLRGTHSSIEEVGLPLASSSRGISRPPIVEEFSETGVTAASGSASMDQRKELVSARLTEISGTKRKDGELKQRKLQRKEQIPRDRFDEWEEAYKLESEQRRIDEMFMREALLEAKKAAASWEVPVGAVLVQHGKIIGRGCNLVEELRDSTAHAEMICIREASNSLRTWRLAETTLYVTLEPCPMCAGAILQARVNTLVWGAPNKLLGADGSWIRLFPDGGEGGNGSELSDKPAAPVHPFHPKMTIRRXVLALECADVMQQFFQLRRKKGKKEEPPPPSAQLSGSHHPSKLLTKMHDIFHVFCL